GAAGGTCCTCGTCGCAAACCGCGGTGAGATCGCGCTCCGCGTCATGCGGACCTGCCGCGCCCTGGGCGCGAGCGTAGTCGCCATCTACAGCGACGCCGACCAGGGAGCGCTGCACGTCCGCGCGGCGGATGAGGCCGTCCGGGTCGGCGGGGCGGATCCGGCCGACTCCTACTTGAACATCGCATCGATCGTCGACGCCGCCCGCCGCACCGGGGCGGAGGGGGTCCATCCCGGGTACGGCTTCCTGTCTGAGAACCCCGCGTTCGCGGAGGCGTGCGACCAGAGCGGGCTCGTGTTCGTCGGCCCTCCCGCCGCGGCGCTGGCGTTGTGCGGGGACAAGGCGGCGACCCGCCGCCGCGCCGCCGGCGCCGGGGTGCCGGTGCTGAGCGGCACGGACCCCCTCGATGATGAGGGGGCGCTCGCCGCGGCCCCGCGTCTCGGGTTCCCGATCTTCATCAAAGCCGCCGCGGGCGGCGGGGGCAAGGGCATCCACCTGGTGGAGCGGCCCGGTGATCTTCCGGGAGCGCTTCGGTTGGCGCGCGGCGAAGCCCGAGCCGCGTTTGGAGACGATCGCGTGTACCTGGAGCGCCGGCTGGCACGGCCCCGGCATGTCGAGGTGCAGATCGTGGCGGACGGATCGGGATCGGTGGTGCATCTCGGCGAGCGGGACTGTTCCATTCAGCGGCGCCATCAGAAAGTGATCGAGGAGGCGCCCGCCCCCGGCCTGCCTCCCGCGCTCTCGGGGGCGATGCGAAGCGCGGCGATCGCGGCCGCCCGCGCGGTCGGGTACCACAACGCCGGCACGATAGAGTTCCTCGTGTCGGACGAGGCGTTTTTCTTCCTCGAGATCAACGCCCGCCTCCAAGTGGAGCACCCCGTCACCGAGATGATCACTGGCATCGATCTCGTCGCGTGTCAGCTGGAGGTGGCGTCGGGAGGCGCGCTCGCGGTCCGCCAGGAGGACGTGCGGCCGCGCGGACACGCGATCGAGTGCCGGATCTCCGCCGAAGATGTTGAGCACGAGTTCCTGCCCTGGACCGGGCGGGTTGGCGAGGTCCTGCTTCCGGGCGGCCCTGGAATCCGGATCGATGCCGCACTCGCGCCCGGCATGGAGATCACGCGGTATTATGATCCCATGTTGGCGAAGCTCATCGCCGTGGGATCCACCCGCGACGAAGCGATCGCGAGGATGTCGGCCGCGCTCCGCGAGGTGGTGGTGACCGGGGTCCCTACCACGATCCCGTTCCATCGGTGGGCAATGGCCCACCCGGCGTTCCGCTCGGGCGCGTATGACACCCGATTCGTCGACACCGAGTGGGCAGGGCGCCAGGGACCCGAGCTCCACCTGGCCGCGCTGGCCGCGGCGGTGCTCGCCTTTCGCGAAGACCAGCGGGTCCCGGTATTGCCCCCCCAGGCCCCCACGGGATGGACGCAGGCGGCGAGACGGGAAGGGACATCGTGACGCGGTACTGGGTGCGCGTTATTGGGGACGAGGAGCTCGAAGTCGGGGTGGACCGCGCCGGCGGCGTGCTCGTGGTGACGGTCGGCGGGGCGGCCCGCCGGGTCGAGCTGACCGAGTTGGTGCCTTTCTCCTACACGCTCATCGTCGACGGAACGTGTCACGACGTGACGGTCCAGGACCGCTCGGGCCCGTGGACACTCGTCCTCGATGGGACGAGTTACCGCGCGGAGATCGCCCGCACCCCACGCGCGGGGAGGAGCGCCGGGCGAGATGCGGCTCCCAGGAACGAAGCGGTGCGGTCTCCGATGCCCGGCGTGGTCGTCGCCGTGCCGGTGGGTGAGGGGGAGCGGGTGGAGATGGGACAGGCGATCGCTATAATGGAAGCGATGAAGATGCAGATGGAGATTCGGGCGCCCCACGCCGGCACCATCAAGCGGATCCACGTCGGCCCTGGACAGGAACTGGCCGCGGGTCAGCTGCTGGTGACGTTGGGATGAGCCGTTGAGACGCAAGAACCGAAGCGCGCGGAAGCCGAAGAGTAAAGGACGCCGTCTCTCGCGCGCGGTCGAGGCGCGCTGGGAAGCCGAGGTGCTCCGCCCCGCGGTGGAGCGGAGCCCGGAGCGACGCGACGAGTTCCACACCGCATCCGGCATCCCGGTTCGACGGGTCTATTCGTCGCTCGCGAGCGACGGGGGCGAAGAACGCGCGATCGGATACCCGGGAGCCTACCCGTTCACCCGCGGCGTGTACCCCACCATGTACCGG
The nucleotide sequence above comes from bacterium. Encoded proteins:
- a CDS encoding biotin carboxylase N-terminal domain-containing protein, with protein sequence MPPTARRLRKVLVANRGEIALRVMRTCRALGASVVAIYSDADQGALHVRAADEAVRVGGADPADSYLNIASIVDAARRTGAEGVHPGYGFLSENPAFAEACDQSGLVFVGPPAAALALCGDKAATRRRAAGAGVPVLSGTDPLDDEGALAAAPRLGFPIFIKAAAGGGGKGIHLVERPGDLPGALRLARGEARAAFGDDRVYLERRLARPRHVEVQIVADGSGSVVHLGERDCSIQRRHQKVIEEAPAPGLPPALSGAMRSAAIAAARAVGYHNAGTIEFLVSDEAFFFLEINARLQVEHPVTEMITGIDLVACQLEVASGGALAVRQEDVRPRGHAIECRISAEDVEHEFLPWTGRVGEVLLPGGPGIRIDAALAPGMEITRYYDPMLAKLIAVGSTRDEAIARMSAALREVVVTGVPTTIPFHRWAMAHPAFRSGAYDTRFVDTEWAGRQGPELHLAALAAAVLAFREDQRVPVLPPQAPTGWTQAARREGTS
- a CDS encoding biotin/lipoyl-containing protein, coding for MTRYWVRVIGDEELEVGVDRAGGVLVVTVGGAARRVELTELVPFSYTLIVDGTCHDVTVQDRSGPWTLVLDGTSYRAEIARTPRAGRSAGRDAAPRNEAVRSPMPGVVVAVPVGEGERVEMGQAIAIMEAMKMQMEIRAPHAGTIKRIHVGPGQELAAGQLLVTLG